In Nakamurella antarctica, the following are encoded in one genomic region:
- a CDS encoding phage major capsid protein: MTLYSPQANGSFLPFDVGALIVQPVTTESIATRISTVVKTGAQTFRIPIVSADPTAAWTAEGAEIAPSDPTLTELIVTPKKLAGLTVISNELAHDSSPEAAKVVGDGLARDLARKIDAAFFAATTVNGPSGVKSLTTTVVSAGGNWSNVDPFTEAQYAAEGAGTTITAFVANPADALLLAKLKAATASNLNLLQPDPTQAGRRTIGGVPLYISTAVTVGEVWAIPQDRAFVVIREDATVTADSSVFFTSDRVAVRATLRVGFAFPQPLGLVKITKV; this comes from the coding sequence ATGACTTTGTACAGCCCCCAAGCAAACGGATCGTTTCTGCCCTTCGACGTCGGCGCACTGATCGTCCAGCCCGTCACCACCGAATCCATTGCCACCCGAATCTCCACAGTCGTCAAGACCGGCGCGCAGACGTTCCGAATCCCCATCGTGAGCGCCGACCCCACCGCAGCGTGGACCGCCGAAGGCGCCGAGATCGCCCCGTCAGATCCCACTCTCACCGAGCTGATCGTCACCCCGAAGAAGCTGGCCGGATTGACCGTCATCAGCAACGAGCTGGCCCACGACTCCAGCCCTGAAGCCGCGAAGGTCGTAGGCGACGGACTGGCCCGAGACCTGGCCCGCAAAATTGATGCCGCATTCTTCGCTGCCACCACCGTGAACGGTCCAAGTGGCGTCAAGTCCCTGACCACCACCGTCGTCAGTGCGGGTGGAAACTGGAGCAACGTAGACCCGTTCACCGAAGCGCAGTACGCCGCCGAAGGAGCTGGCACCACTATCACCGCATTCGTGGCGAATCCTGCCGACGCGTTGTTGCTGGCAAAGCTGAAGGCCGCGACCGCGAGCAACCTCAACTTGCTACAGCCCGACCCGACACAGGCCGGACGCCGCACCATCGGCGGCGTGCCGCTCTACATCAGCACCGCCGTCACCGTCGGCGAAGTCTGGGCAATCCCGCAAGACCGCGCATTCGTCGTGATCCGCGAGGACGCAACAGTCACGGCTGACAGCAGTGTGTTCTTCACGAGCGACCGCGTTGCCGTCCGAGCAACGTTGCGTGTTGGGTTCGCCTTCCCTCAACCGCTTGGCCTGGTGAAGATCACCAAGGTCTAG
- a CDS encoding DUF3631 domain-containing protein → MTGNFAPDAPSAPDAPVTFRPPSQTGAPLLEEVRQWFATYICTMTEADLDLLTLWAVHTHVATETYTTPRLLIDSPVPGSGKTTVLEHLSRLCLNAVQMASLSSPALLVRMLDVGMRTILIDEADRSLNPAKEGIAELYAVLNTGYKKGGSRPVLVPVKGGSWEAQEMSTFSPVAMAGNAPQLPDDTRERVIRVLLLPDVLGVVQESDWELIDDPAKELGARIVAWTDEVRDFIRANRPPLPEIVKGRARERWSPLMRVATAAGGRWPEAVRQLAIHDVERIQLEREEGIVQEKPAIALLQHTINIWPEEKNFISTASLIDRLIQNHPKTWGAESAFGKPLTAQRLGKMLVTSFNVHSIRPDREGPRGYSKVSFEKVWRGMGITRAGSDDPLKVTGASGATGASGAETAQLEIPDPLVIPEPIAAFVCTICRSETAFTLQKTDAGMACRKCHGANR, encoded by the coding sequence ATGACCGGCAACTTTGCGCCGGATGCGCCGTCCGCGCCGGATGCGCCGGTTACTTTCCGACCCCCTAGTCAAACCGGCGCACCGCTCCTGGAGGAGGTTCGCCAGTGGTTCGCGACCTACATCTGCACCATGACCGAGGCCGACCTGGACCTGCTCACGTTATGGGCCGTGCACACTCACGTTGCGACCGAGACCTACACCACCCCAAGACTCCTGATCGACTCTCCGGTCCCTGGCTCCGGTAAGACGACCGTGCTGGAGCACCTGAGCCGCTTGTGTCTCAACGCGGTGCAAATGGCGTCGTTATCGTCGCCAGCGTTACTCGTTCGGATGCTCGACGTGGGAATGCGAACGATCCTTATTGACGAAGCCGACCGAAGCCTTAACCCGGCGAAGGAGGGTATCGCTGAGCTGTACGCGGTATTGAACACAGGTTACAAAAAAGGTGGATCAAGGCCGGTGCTTGTGCCCGTCAAAGGTGGCTCCTGGGAAGCGCAAGAAATGAGCACGTTCTCCCCCGTTGCCATGGCCGGCAACGCGCCACAGTTGCCAGACGACACCCGCGAGCGCGTGATCCGCGTCCTCCTCCTGCCCGACGTCCTGGGCGTCGTGCAGGAAAGCGACTGGGAACTTATCGACGACCCCGCGAAGGAACTAGGCGCACGAATAGTCGCCTGGACAGATGAGGTTCGAGACTTCATCCGAGCCAATAGGCCGCCGCTGCCCGAGATCGTCAAGGGCCGCGCCCGCGAGCGCTGGTCACCACTCATGCGGGTTGCTACCGCTGCAGGAGGCCGCTGGCCCGAGGCAGTGCGACAACTGGCAATCCACGATGTCGAACGAATCCAACTCGAACGGGAGGAGGGCATCGTGCAGGAAAAGCCCGCCATCGCCTTACTCCAACACACAATCAACATCTGGCCCGAGGAAAAGAACTTCATCTCCACCGCATCTTTGATCGACCGCCTGATCCAAAATCACCCGAAAACATGGGGAGCAGAATCCGCGTTCGGTAAGCCACTGACAGCGCAGCGGCTCGGCAAGATGCTCGTTACATCGTTCAACGTGCACTCAATCCGACCTGACCGGGAAGGCCCACGCGGATACTCCAAAGTGAGTTTCGAGAAGGTCTGGCGAGGTATGGGAATCACCCGCGCCGGTTCGGATGACCCTCTCAAAGTAACCGGCGCAAGTGGCGCGACCGGTGCAAGTGGCGCAGAAACAGCGCAACTGGAGATCCCCGACCCGTTAGTTATTCCTGAGCCGATCGCCGCGTTCGTGTGCACGATCTGTCGCTCCGAGACGGCGTTCACGCTGCAGAAAACCGATGCCGGTATGGCTTGCCGCAAGTGCCACGGAGCGAACCGGTGA
- a CDS encoding type II secretion system F family protein, translating to MTGTWVGMLLGGAVGVGVLLLIFFAPPMRKMSLGDRIAPYLADAPVPSKLLSATTSGSSLSQLSAPLVKKFVGRLDTLLGGRKSVENRLQATGSPMTIEQFRADQVLWGALGFLAGIAAGLLAVFIAAANPLAVMLLAVGFGATGVLMRDYWLTREVQQIDAEILAEFPVIAEMLALAVTAGEGPAGAIERITKLARGALVSQLAAILADTRSGTPLLEALTSARDRARLEPFSRFLDGMAVAIERGTPLADVLRAQAADVRALGKRELMEAGGRKEIAMMVPAVNYP from the coding sequence CGTCGGTGTACTTCTCCTGATTTTCTTCGCGCCACCCATGCGAAAAATGAGTTTGGGCGACAGGATCGCGCCCTATCTTGCGGATGCACCCGTACCGTCCAAGCTGCTGAGCGCAACGACATCGGGCAGCAGCTTGAGTCAGCTGAGCGCACCTTTAGTTAAAAAATTTGTCGGCCGATTAGATACCTTGCTCGGTGGCCGGAAGTCCGTGGAGAACCGCCTGCAGGCCACCGGTTCGCCCATGACAATCGAACAATTCAGGGCCGATCAAGTGTTGTGGGGGGCATTAGGGTTTTTAGCGGGCATAGCAGCGGGGCTCCTGGCGGTGTTCATTGCTGCAGCTAACCCCTTGGCCGTGATGCTGCTAGCAGTGGGGTTCGGTGCTACCGGCGTCTTGATGCGCGACTATTGGTTGACTCGGGAAGTGCAGCAAATTGACGCTGAAATCCTCGCAGAATTTCCGGTAATTGCCGAAATGTTGGCTCTGGCAGTGACAGCGGGTGAAGGCCCTGCTGGAGCAATCGAGCGAATCACCAAACTGGCGCGTGGAGCCCTAGTAAGTCAGCTCGCCGCGATTCTGGCCGACACTCGCTCAGGTACTCCACTGCTGGAGGCACTCACCTCAGCGCGCGATAGGGCTCGACTCGAACCGTTCTCCCGGTTTCTGGACGGAATGGCTGTGGCGATAGAGCGTGGCACGCCGCTGGCAGACGTGCTCCGGGCGCAAGCCGCAGACGTTCGTGCGCTTGGCAAGCGAGAACTTATGGAAGCCGGGGGCCGCAAGGAAATCGCCATGATGGTCCCAGCTGTCAACTACCCGTAG
- a CDS encoding terminase, producing MQTLAPSGLAARGRQFWETTNQSYDLTESELALLTETCRTMDNLDALAAAIKSEGAMTVGSTGQLVVNPALTEARGQRLALHRLIASLALPDIDGATVNKASSIRGKTAAKARWNGHVKERGA from the coding sequence ATGCAAACCCTTGCACCATCTGGTCTGGCCGCTCGAGGCCGGCAGTTCTGGGAGACCACAAACCAGTCCTACGACCTCACCGAATCCGAGCTGGCCCTGCTCACCGAGACGTGCAGAACGATGGACAACCTCGACGCCCTGGCCGCCGCGATCAAGTCCGAAGGCGCAATGACCGTTGGATCCACTGGGCAGCTAGTCGTCAATCCGGCGCTCACCGAAGCGCGTGGACAACGGCTGGCCCTGCACCGACTGATCGCTTCCCTGGCACTGCCTGACATCGACGGGGCGACCGTGAACAAGGCATCCAGCATCCGAGGCAAGACAGCCGCTAAGGCACGCTGGAATGGTCACGTCAAAGAGAGAGGCGCTTAG
- a CDS encoding WhiB family transcriptional regulator has product MPCSADPCQWDTDGASEEQREVAASKCWPCPAITQCGAFAGANREVHGIWAGHDRSKLQGRKAAKTKRTEETK; this is encoded by the coding sequence GTGCCCTGCTCGGCTGATCCTTGCCAGTGGGATACCGACGGAGCGTCCGAGGAGCAGCGGGAAGTCGCCGCGTCCAAGTGCTGGCCGTGCCCCGCGATCACGCAATGCGGTGCGTTCGCTGGAGCCAACCGAGAAGTGCACGGCATCTGGGCAGGGCACGACAGAAGCAAATTACAGGGCCGCAAGGCCGCCAAAACTAAGCGCACCGAGGAGACGAAATGA